CGTCGCCGTCCATGCCGGCCATCGCCTGCGTCGGCGACGCCGCGGCCGCGGTGGTGGCGGCCGCGCCCATGTCGCTTGTGTCGTCGCTGTCGCCACAGGCGGCCGTCGACAGGGCAAAGGTGGCGGCCGCCGCGAAGGCGACCAGGGTACGTGCGCGCATGACAAGAATCCCTTTCATTGGGTATTGCTGTGCGTGAGGGATTCGTACCGAAAGAGGGGTTGGATTGGTTTGTCTTTAATGCGCGATATCAGCTGAGCCGGACGACGGCGACAGGAGACGAGGTGGGTGCCCGTGAGCCGCCGGCAGGCTCGACGGTGACCGCGAGCGCGTCCACGCCGCGGACGGGGCCGAGCAGCACCGGGCCGCGGGAGAGTAGGCCCGCCGGCACCGGCTGGTTGCCCCGGATCAGCCACAGCTGGTGAATGCGGCCCGGTCCGGCGTCGGACAGGTTCTGTGCGACCACCACCGCCTGGTCGCGGCTGGGGGACACCGCGACGCTCAGCCGGTCGCCGGAGCGCAGCCGCACGTCCGGTGCGGACAGTACGGCCCCGATCGCCGCGGCCTGTTCGCGCGCGGCCTGGGCGGAGTCGCGCTGCTCGGCCACCCGCGGCTGCTGCGCCAGGTATCCGCCGACGCCCCCGCCGGCGACCAGCGCCACCGCCGCGGCGGCCAGCGCGCCGCGGTGACGCCAGCCCACCCGGCGCTGCCGCGGGCCGGTCAGCCGGGGCGGCTCCTGCCGGGTCTGCCGCACCTTGGCCAGCACCTGTTCGCGCAGCCTGGGCGGGGGCGCCGACCAGGCGCCGTCGGCGAGCCGCGCGGCGGTCTCGCGCAGCTCGGCCACCTCGGTGCGGCAGGCGTCGCAGCCGGTGAGGTGCCGCTCGAACGCGGCGCGTTCCAGGTCCGAGACGGCGTCCAGCACGTAGGCGCCGCCCAGGGCGTGTACGTCCACGGTGATCATGAGGGCACCTCCACGCCGAGGCAGTCGCGCAGGCGGATCAGCCCGTCCCGCATCCGGGTCTTCACGGTGGGCAAGGCGACGTGCAGCAGCTCGGCGACCTCGCGGTAGGTGTGTCCGCCGTAGTAGGCCAGCGTCACGGCCTGGCGCTGCAGGTCGGTGAGCACGTCGAGGCAGCGGTGGACCTGCTGCCGTTCGAGGCGGTCGCCCACCTCCTCGGCGACGTGGTCGTACGGCGTCTGCGCCGAGCCGGCCGCCACCCGCCGCAGGACCTCGACGCGCGACTGCTCGCCGCGGACGCGGTCGACGGCCCGGCGGTGCGCGATCGTGAACACCCAGTTGACGGCCGAACCCCGGCCGGGCTGGAAGCGGGCAGCGGTGCGCCACACCTCCACCAGCACCTCCTGCGCGACCTCCTCGGCCTGGGCCGGATCCCGCAGCACCCGGCGCGCCAGGCCGTACACCCGGGGTGAGACAAGCTCGTACAGCCGCCCGAACGCGGCCTCGTCGCCTCGGCCGACGGCGCTGAGCAGCCCATCCAGGTCCGGCCGCTCACCGGCCGGTTCCGGTACTGCCGCGAGCGGTCTCACCCGCTGCCGACGACGCTCCTGCTGCTGCCCCATCCACGCGCCTCGCATCCACCCAGTTCAGGTTCAACACGAGTAATTCGGTACGAACCCGGGGGCGGATGGGTGCAGCCCGGTCAGGCCGGCGGCAGCCAGGTGTAGCCGTGCAGGCCCTTGTGGCCGTAGACGTACAGGGCGGTGCCGTCCCGGCTCCAGCGGCAGCCGGTCGGGCCGGGGACGCTCTCGTGGGTGCGGGTCTCGGCGAGGCAGTGGCCGGTGTGCGGGTCGTAGACGCGGACCAGGCCGTCGTCCTCGGTGCCGCGTTCGAACAATGTCTGCTGCGTGCGGTGGCTGAGCACCGCGAGCCAGCGCCCGTCGGGCGAGGTGGCGAGGTAGGTGATGGCGCGCCCGGCGTGCTCGTGCGCGACGAGGTCGCGCACCGCGCCGGTCAGCCCGCCCCAGACGCCGAGGAGCAGAAGGTCGCTGCCGAACGGTGTCATGTGCGCCGCGACCGTGCACGGGCCGCATCGCCAAACGGTATCGGTGGCCGTCGAGCCGCCTCCACCCGTTTCTCAGCCGATGCGCCCGACCGCGGCCGGGGCGAGCGCGGTGCACGCCTCCAGCGCCGCGCCGGCGGCGCCGCCCGCGATCATCTGCAGCTCCAGGGCGATGTTGGCCCGCCGGAGCAGCAGCGTGCTCATGTGGTCGCGCCCGTCCTCGTACACGATCCGCACGAACACGTTTTCGTCGCCGAGGCCCGGCACCGTGCCCGAGCTGATCCCGCCGGTGCCGCTCGGGTATGCGGCCTGGAGCTTGCCGCGCATGTCCGCGAACGCGGCCTCCGGCTGCGCGCCGAGGTCGAAAGCGGTCAGGAACAACGCGTTGATCTCGAGCCGGCCGACGTCCGGCGCGAAGTAGCCGCGCACGCCGGGGCGCTGGAGGATGGCGTCGTCGGTGGTACCCGCGAACGGCGTGCACGGGTTGGCCGGCCAGCCCGTCGCGGACGCCACCTCGCCGGGCGTGACCAGCGCGCACGGCTGGGGGAGGGCCAGCGCGGCCGGCGCCGCGGCCGGGCCGGCACCTGTCGCGCCCACCTCGCCGGCCGCGGTGCGGGGCTGGCCGCGCGTGCCGAACGGTGGCACGTCGAGCCCCGCCGCGAGCACCACCGCCGCGACAGCCACCACCGCCACGGCGGCCACCAGTCCGGCGATGCGGGGGCGCAGCTTGCCGCGCCGTCGCCGGCGCCTGGGCCGCCGGTCGCGACCGCCGTCGGCAGGTTCCTCGTGCCGGTGGCGGGCCGTGGGTTCCGGCATGGGTACCTGCGGCAGCGCCAGCAGCGGCGGCAGCGTGACGATCAGCCACCAGTAGATGACCTCGGAGCGTTTGCGCTCCGGGTCGCAGATCCGGCAGGCGCCGTCGCGCCCGCCCGTGCGGTTGGGGCTCGGGTCCAGGTGCTTGCCGATCTCGCGGTACAGCGTCGTGGTCACCTCGGCACCCGCCGAGACGCGCTGCCACACCTCGGCCTTGAGCTCGGCCAGCCGCGGGCACGGCGGAGACGTCCACGCGGTCGTCGGCTCCTGGAGCCACACGGTGACATGCGCCCGGCCGCGCAGGTGGTGCATCGCCCGCTCGCCCTGGGTCTGCGCGGTGGCGGCGCTCAGCCCGCCGCCCAGGACCTGCGCGACCTCGCCGTACGACCGGCCCTGCTGGCGCAGGCACAGGACCATGCGCTCCTGGTGGGACAGGCCGGCCAGCTCCTCGAGCACCCGGCGGGAGCGGTAGCCGAAGGCGGCGGCGGCCGGGTCGGCCCCGCCGGGTACCACGGTGGTGTCGTCGTGGTGCGTCTCGACCCGCAGAGCCCGGGCGTGTCCCAGGTGGTCGACGACCGGCACCTCGCGGCGCCGGTCACTGATGCCGCGACCGAGGTCGTGGCACACGTTGCGGGTGATCTTCCGGATGTAGGCGGTGCCGTTGACGATCGGCCCGGCGGCCGGGTCGCGGCGGCGCAGATGCTCCAGCAGCCGCCGCCACGTCTCCTGCTCGGCTTCGTACGCCGCTTCCACACTGGCGAGAATGCTCAGGCACAGCGGGTGGACCGCCTGGTGCACGGCGTTCGTCAGTTCCTGGGCGGTCGCCGCGTCCAGGTCCTGCGTGGCGAGGCGCTCGATCAGCGGGGCGAGCCGATCCGGCACATCCTCGGCTTCAGCTCCGTCGAGCATCACGGTCACCAACTTTCCGGGCGGCACGGCAAATCGTTCCGGTACCGGATCCGGTAAGCACTCCCCGTGGCGGCCAGTGTCCGGTGCGTGATCGGCCACGGTCCGCTGGTCTGTCGGCTCGCGGTAAGTGCCGGCGGAGCCGAGGGAAAAAATCTTGCGCCGGCCTGTCGGTTTCCGGGGCGGGCCGCTGTCTGGGGCGGTGCCGGGCGAAGGAGCCCGGCCCACTGATGCCCTCACTCCCCGGAGGCCCTCGTGTCCCGTACCGGCGTGCTCTCGCTGCTCGCCTCGCTCACCGGAGCCGCCGCGCTCCTCGGCGACGTGCTCAGCCTGGTGATCCTCGTCGTCCCTCGCGCCGCACCACAGTCGCATGTGGAGGCTGTGTTCACGATCGTCAACCTCGCCGGCTTGCTGCTCGGCGTCTGCTGTGGACTGTCCAAGGGGCGGCTGAAGAGAGCGTCACGTAAGGTGGATCGATTGCGCCCAGCGAGACGCGATCTCGTCTCATGAGGTAGGGTTGGCGGGTGGCGGCGTGGACGGTCCACCGCAAACACGGCCACGCCGCCTTTCTCAAAGCTCCCGGGATCGTCCTCTGGTTAGATCGTTTCGACGATCGACGGAGAGGGCGGTACGCCGTGACACCGGAGCTTCGCGAGCAGGAGGAACGCCTCCAGTTCGACCGCTTTGACCATGACGACGCCTGGGAGCTGGGAAACCTTCTGGTCCGGCTGGCCAGGGAGCGCGGCCTCCCGGTCACCGTCGACATCCGCCGCGGCGACCACCAGCTCTTCCACTACGCGCTGCCGGGCACGTCGCCCGACAACGACGACTGGATCGAACGGAAGATCCGCGTCGTCCGCCGGTTCGGACACAGCTCGTACCTCGTGGGCCAGAGCTACCGCGACCGGGGCACCACCTTCGACGCCGAGCCCCACCTCGAACCGGCCCTGTACGCCGCGCACGGCGGCTGCTTCCCGATCATCGTCAAGGGCACCGGCCCGGTCGGCACCGTCACCGTCTCGGGCCTGCCCCAACTCGACGATCACCGCCTGGTCGTCGAGGCCATCGAGGCGTTCCTGGAATCCAGGGGCGCGGAAAAGAGCCCCGGCTCGTAGGACCTGATTCTCCACTTTCGACCGTCCGCGACGATTAGGCGCTCGGTTGTCTGGCCAGGCGGCTGTGCCGTCGTAGAAGTCGGTAGCCGGCCAGGGTTGCGGCTGCTTGACTTCGACATGTGATTAGTGATGTGAGGCTCCGCGCGTGCCTCGCGGATTCGTGGGGTTTGGCGGACCCGACGGTAGAGGTCCACAACGGCGGGATGAACTCGGCGACGTGGTTCGTCAGCGTGGGTGGTGAGCGCTGGGTCGCCAAGGCGGTCGTTCCGGCTTCGCGCCGCTCCTTCGTTGCGGGTCTGGCGGTGGCGTCTGCACTTGAAGCAACCGGGATTCCAGCGGGAGCCCCGGTAGCCACCCGGCAGGGACAGTTTGTCGTTGATGTCGATGACGTCCCGTGGCGTTGCTGGACTGGGTTCCAGGTGAGGAACTGTCGGGGGCAGATCTAGGCGATCACCGGCTGATCGGCGCGACCCTCGCTCGGGTGCACGCTGCGCTTTGCGAGGTGTCGGTTGCCGTTGCTGATCGATTCCACTGGGTCGATCCGGATGGCGAGCACCTGGGGATTCGCCCGTGGGTTCGGGATGCTGTGGCCGCGGGTGTCGCTGCGTACGACGAGCTTGATCCACCGTCGCTGTCGCGGGGTCTGTTGCATACCGATCCGGCTCCGCAGGCGTTCCGGTTGGACCGTGCACGTGGAGTCTGCGGTTTGATCGACTGGAGCACCGCCATGACCGGGCCGCTGTTGTACGACCTGGCGTCGGCGGTGATGTATGTCGGGGGCCCGGGCCGCGCGGGTTCCTTGGTGGAGGCGTATCTGGACGATGGGATTGTTCCGCGGGTCGAGGTCGAACGTGGCCTGCTGGCGATGTTGCGTTTCCGGTGGGCTGTGCAGGCCGACTATTTCGCTCGCCGGATCGCAGCCGAAGATCTGACTGGCATCGCCAGTGCTGCTGAGAACGAGGTTGGATTGGAGGACGCTCGAGGCTGGCTCAGCCGCCTGAGTCGGACGGGGTCCACCTTGTGAAGGTGTAGCCGGCGGACCAGGAACCTCCCGCGAGGTAGGCCCGATCCACCGTCCGTTGGAGCAGG
This genomic stretch from Phytohabitans houttuyneae harbors:
- a CDS encoding anti-sigma factor — protein: MITVDVHALGGAYVLDAVSDLERAAFERHLTGCDACRTEVAELRETAARLADGAWSAPPPRLREQVLAKVRQTRQEPPRLTGPRQRRVGWRHRGALAAAAVALVAGGGVGGYLAQQPRVAEQRDSAQAAREQAAAIGAVLSAPDVRLRSGDRLSVAVSPSRDQAVVVAQNLSDAGPGRIHQLWLIRGNQPVPAGLLSRGPVLLGPVRGVDALAVTVEPAGGSRAPTSSPVAVVRLS
- the sigK gene encoding ECF RNA polymerase sigma factor SigK, with product MRGAWMGQQQERRRQRVRPLAAVPEPAGERPDLDGLLSAVGRGDEAAFGRLYELVSPRVYGLARRVLRDPAQAEEVAQEVLVEVWRTAARFQPGRGSAVNWVFTIAHRRAVDRVRGEQSRVEVLRRVAAGSAQTPYDHVAEEVGDRLERQQVHRCLDVLTDLQRQAVTLAYYGGHTYREVAELLHVALPTVKTRMRDGLIRLRDCLGVEVPS
- a CDS encoding RNA polymerase sigma factor, producing the protein MLDGAEAEDVPDRLAPLIERLATQDLDAATAQELTNAVHQAVHPLCLSILASVEAAYEAEQETWRRLLEHLRRRDPAAGPIVNGTAYIRKITRNVCHDLGRGISDRRREVPVVDHLGHARALRVETHHDDTTVVPGGADPAAAAFGYRSRRVLEELAGLSHQERMVLCLRQQGRSYGEVAQVLGGGLSAATAQTQGERAMHHLRGRAHVTVWLQEPTTAWTSPPCPRLAELKAEVWQRVSAGAEVTTTLYREIGKHLDPSPNRTGGRDGACRICDPERKRSEVIYWWLIVTLPPLLALPQVPMPEPTARHRHEEPADGGRDRRPRRRRRRGKLRPRIAGLVAAVAVVAVAAVVLAAGLDVPPFGTRGQPRTAAGEVGATGAGPAAAPAALALPQPCALVTPGEVASATGWPANPCTPFAGTTDDAILQRPGVRGYFAPDVGRLEINALFLTAFDLGAQPEAAFADMRGKLQAAYPSGTGGISSGTVPGLGDENVFVRIVYEDGRDHMSTLLLRRANIALELQMIAGGAAGAALEACTALAPAAVGRIG
- a CDS encoding heme-degrading domain-containing protein, producing MTPELREQEERLQFDRFDHDDAWELGNLLVRLARERGLPVTVDIRRGDHQLFHYALPGTSPDNDDWIERKIRVVRRFGHSSYLVGQSYRDRGTTFDAEPHLEPALYAAHGGCFPIIVKGTGPVGTVTVSGLPQLDDHRLVVEAIEAFLESRGAEKSPGS
- a CDS encoding phosphotransferase enzyme family protein, with protein sequence MALLDWVPGEELSGADLGDHRLIGATLARVHAALCEVSVAVADRFHWVDPDGEHLGIRPWVRDAVAAGVAAYDELDPPSLSRGLLHTDPAPQAFRLDRARGVCGLIDWSTAMTGPLLYDLASAVMYVGGPGRAGSLVEAYLDDGIVPRVEVERGLLAMLRFRWAVQADYFARRIAAEDLTGIASAAENEVGLEDARGWLSRLSRTGSTL